A single window of Synechococcus sp. C9 DNA harbors:
- the sufD gene encoding Fe-S cluster assembly protein SufD has protein sequence MIGCVGTGMATEGAVGSGWLMGRTTQGESGFLAWRDRALTQVQDPPRVDREAWRGTDLQPLLNTPFRLAQRKDLEALRVGLTTELLPELPCHVALVNGHILDHGELPPGVTLGDWQDLSPIEREGLGRGLPTDSLTALNQATLPGITVVRVVGNPIAPLHLMHQSQGVDHPVLACPRWVVVVAPGTHVTLVEEYVSTGTGWTNGVTEIYLGQGSHLEHYLVQRESLQSCHLLRLAVHQAQDSHYTLRSVSVGAGWSRCEPLIYQEGTGAFTQLRGLSLVGGRQHTDMHSVITHDHPQGTSRQLHKCVVANQGQAVFQGMVRVAAIAQLTDAGQLNQNLLLSKQARVDTRPQLAIQADNVKCTHGATVSDLDPEALFYLQSRGVDRVAARLLLVTGFTQELLREIPFPTLRHRCQVWLEKLTECPEVTR, from the coding sequence ATGATTGGTTGCGTGGGGACGGGGATGGCAACTGAGGGGGCGGTCGGGAGCGGCTGGCTGATGGGGCGGACCACCCAAGGGGAATCCGGGTTTCTGGCGTGGCGGGATCGGGCGTTAACCCAGGTGCAAGACCCCCCCCGGGTGGATCGGGAAGCGTGGCGGGGAACAGACCTGCAACCCCTGCTGAATACCCCCTTTCGGTTGGCACAGCGCAAGGATTTAGAAGCGTTAAGGGTCGGGTTAACAACGGAATTGCTCCCGGAATTGCCCTGCCACGTTGCCCTGGTGAATGGTCACATTCTGGATCACGGGGAACTGCCGCCCGGTGTCACGTTGGGGGATTGGCAGGATTTATCGCCCATCGAACGGGAGGGCTTGGGGCGGGGACTGCCTACGGATAGCTTGACCGCCTTGAACCAAGCGACACTGCCGGGGATCACGGTGGTACGGGTGGTGGGAAATCCCATTGCCCCTTTGCACCTGATGCACCAGAGCCAGGGAGTGGACCACCCGGTATTGGCTTGTCCCCGGTGGGTGGTGGTGGTGGCGCCGGGAACCCATGTGACTTTGGTGGAGGAATATGTCAGTACGGGCACCGGCTGGACGAATGGGGTGACGGAGATTTACCTGGGGCAGGGAAGTCATTTGGAGCATTACCTTGTCCAGCGGGAATCCTTACAATCCTGCCATCTCCTGCGGCTGGCGGTGCATCAAGCCCAGGATAGCCATTACACCCTGCGTTCGGTCAGTGTGGGCGCCGGGTGGAGTCGCTGTGAGCCGCTGATTTACCAGGAGGGGACGGGGGCATTTACTCAACTGCGGGGGTTGAGTTTGGTGGGGGGTCGGCAACATACGGATATGCACAGTGTCATTACCCATGACCATCCCCAGGGCACCAGTCGTCAGCTCCACAAATGCGTGGTGGCGAACCAGGGTCAGGCGGTGTTTCAGGGTATGGTACGGGTCGCCGCAATTGCCCAATTGACCGATGCGGGGCAACTTAATCAAAATCTGCTGTTATCCAAACAGGCGAGGGTGGACACCCGCCCCCAGTTGGCGATCCAGGCGGATAACGTCAAATGTACCCACGGGGCAACGGTGAGTGATTTAGACCCGGAAGCCCTATTTTATCTGCAAAGCCGGGGGGTGGATCGGGTAGCGGCTCGGTTGCTGTTGGTGACCGGATTTACCCAGGAACTTCTGCGGGAAATTCCCTTTCCCACCCTGCGGCACCGCTGTCAGGTTTGGCTGGAAAAATTAACCGAATGCCCGGAGGTGACCCGATGA
- a CDS encoding SufS family cysteine desulfurase: MTMTTVRNLAEVTRGDFPILGQEIHGHPLIYFDNAATSQKPRQVLQCLQEYYEFANANVHRGVHTLSNRATQAYEEARAKCAHLIHAPQVESLIFTRNASEAINLVAYSWGMNELQAGDEIILTVMEHHSNLVPWQWVAQRTGAVLKYVHLTPQETFDLEHYQSLLSDRTKLVACAYVSNTLGCVNPVTEIIQWAHHWGAKVLLDACQAVPHMVVDVPALDCDWLVASGHKMCGPTGAGFLYGKPELLRQMLPFLGGGEMIADVFLDHSTYADIPHKFEAGTPAIAEAIMLGAAVDYLQNLGLEAIHHYEQDLVAYLWEQLRNIPGIRLFGPAPPQRAGLVTFSFADIHPQDLSTLLDEAGIAIRVGHHCTQPLHRYLQVSATARASLYFYNTRQEIDRFIQVLQDSVNFFREILGNAQSDPG; encoded by the coding sequence ATGACCATGACCACCGTGCGGAATTTAGCCGAGGTAACCCGGGGGGATTTTCCCATCCTCGGGCAGGAAATTCATGGGCACCCGTTGATTTATTTCGACAATGCCGCCACGTCCCAAAAACCCCGGCAGGTTTTGCAATGTTTGCAGGAATATTATGAATTTGCCAATGCCAATGTGCATCGGGGCGTGCATACCCTCAGCAATCGAGCCACCCAAGCCTATGAGGAAGCCCGTGCCAAATGCGCCCATTTGATCCATGCGCCCCAGGTGGAGTCCCTTATTTTCACCCGCAATGCCTCGGAAGCGATTAATTTGGTCGCCTATAGTTGGGGGATGAATGAGCTACAAGCGGGGGATGAAATCATCCTGACGGTGATGGAACACCACAGCAATTTAGTCCCCTGGCAATGGGTGGCGCAACGCACGGGGGCTGTGCTGAAATATGTGCATTTAACGCCCCAAGAAACCTTTGATTTAGAACATTACCAATCCCTGCTTTCGGATCGCACGAAATTGGTGGCTTGCGCTTATGTTTCCAATACCTTGGGCTGTGTGAATCCGGTTACCGAAATTATCCAATGGGCGCATCATTGGGGGGCAAAGGTATTGCTGGATGCCTGTCAAGCCGTACCCCACATGGTGGTGGATGTGCCCGCCTTGGATTGTGATTGGCTGGTGGCTTCCGGGCATAAGATGTGTGGTCCCACCGGGGCGGGTTTTCTCTACGGCAAGCCCGAATTATTACGTCAAATGTTGCCGTTTTTGGGCGGGGGAGAAATGATTGCCGATGTGTTTTTAGACCACAGTACCTATGCGGATATTCCCCACAAATTTGAAGCTGGTACCCCTGCAATTGCGGAAGCGATTATGTTAGGAGCGGCAGTGGATTATTTGCAGAATCTTGGTTTAGAAGCCATCCATCATTACGAGCAGGACTTGGTGGCTTATTTATGGGAACAACTCCGTAACATTCCGGGTATTCGTTTATTTGGACCGGCTCCCCCCCAGCGGGCGGGTTTGGTGACCTTTAGTTTTGCGGATATTCATCCCCAGGATTTATCCACGCTTTTGGACGAGGCGGGGATTGCCATTCGAGTGGGTCATCACTGTACCCAACCGTTGCATCGTTATTTGCAGGTGTCCGCCACCGCCCGGGCGAGTTTGTATTTCTACAATACCCGGCAGGAAATTGACCGGTTTATCCAAGTATTGCAGGACTCGGTGAACTTTTTTCGGGAAATTTTGGGTAATGCCCAGAGCGACCCTGGTTAA
- a CDS encoding ChaB family protein: MPSEKKCVSATFKEEKKLQDAVQRLLNRGIAKEDISIMGRNFQTEAKITGFLTKKDIILDGLTSGALYGSLFGSVLSLLSGVGVLFIPFLGTVVAAGPLAAALLGATSGALYGAIGAGLGSVLISLGMAQERAAIYQTRVQAGEFLIVAEVPADRSGEIFLLLQSAGGEEVAITDMQIPRGAEGKLAGAEEIAPDIKSGMSEEAQQQFVESYNQAFEKSPENALMEAWKKVKQLFDRDDQGIFSKRKQ; encoded by the coding sequence ATGCCGTCTGAGAAAAAATGCGTATCTGCGACCTTTAAGGAAGAGAAAAAGTTGCAAGATGCGGTACAACGCCTGCTGAATAGGGGTATTGCCAAGGAAGATATTTCCATCATGGGGCGCAATTTTCAGACCGAAGCCAAAATTACAGGTTTCCTGACGAAAAAGGATATTATTCTCGACGGTTTGACCAGCGGTGCCCTTTACGGTTCCCTATTTGGGTCGGTGCTGAGTTTATTGAGTGGCGTGGGCGTGCTGTTTATTCCCTTTTTGGGTACGGTGGTGGCGGCTGGTCCCTTGGCGGCGGCTTTGCTGGGGGCTACCAGTGGTGCTTTGTATGGTGCGATTGGAGCGGGGCTAGGCTCTGTACTTATATCCTTGGGCATGGCGCAGGAGCGGGCGGCAATTTATCAGACTCGGGTGCAAGCGGGAGAATTTCTCATCGTGGCAGAAGTGCCTGCTGACAGGTCTGGGGAGATTTTTTTGCTATTACAAAGTGCTGGGGGAGAGGAGGTGGCGATTACGGATATGCAGATTCCCCGTGGGGCGGAGGGTAAATTGGCAGGGGCAGAGGAAATTGCGCCGGATATTAAGTCAGGTATGTCCGAAGAGGCGCAACAGCAATTTGTGGAATCCTACAATCAGGCTTTTGAAAAATCCCCTGAGAATGCCCTTATGGAGGCTTGGAAAAAGGTTAAACAGTTATTTGACCGGGATGATCAAGGCATTTTTTCTAAGCGGAAACAATGA
- a CDS encoding DUF1614 domain-containing protein — MIYLPVAYLLFLLLLLAFPFLWLVVTLDAVQVAVAKLGFSPNLSLLLLTLVIIGSTINIPLYERVSKVTVVPDLERLWGMRFFWGIPLRRIEQKTIVALNVGGGLIPTILAIYQFTRVSPILIVLVTAVVTVVSYYSAQVVPGIGIQMNALIAPLTAAMTSVLLTAGSDVVAAPIAFAGGVLGTLIGADLLHLPQIERMTPGILSIGGAGVFDGIALCGLFAVLLT, encoded by the coding sequence ATGATTTATTTACCCGTTGCCTATCTACTCTTTTTACTCCTGCTTTTAGCCTTCCCGTTTCTCTGGTTGGTGGTTACCCTCGATGCGGTTCAAGTTGCTGTTGCCAAGCTAGGATTTTCTCCTAATTTATCTCTTTTGCTCCTGACCCTGGTGATTATTGGGAGTACGATTAATATCCCCCTTTATGAAAGGGTTTCCAAGGTAACTGTCGTACCTGATTTGGAGCGATTGTGGGGGATGCGCTTTTTTTGGGGTATTCCCTTGAGGCGAATTGAACAGAAAACGATTGTGGCGCTCAATGTGGGGGGTGGTTTGATTCCAACCATATTAGCCATTTATCAATTCACCCGTGTTTCGCCAATTTTGATTGTGCTTGTGACTGCTGTGGTGACAGTGGTTAGTTATTATTCTGCCCAGGTGGTGCCGGGGATTGGGATTCAAATGAATGCCCTGATTGCGCCCCTGACGGCGGCGATGACTTCGGTGCTATTAACGGCGGGTTCTGATGTGGTGGCGGCACCAATTGCCTTTGCTGGCGGTGTATTGGGAACCCTAATTGGGGCTGACCTACTACATTTACCGCAAATTGAGCGGATGACTCCCGGTATTCTTAGTATTGGTGGGGCGGGCGTTTTTGATGGTATTGCGCTGTGTGGTTTATTTGCTGTTTTACTAACCTAA
- a CDS encoding redoxin domain-containing protein produces MEPVVLTGIAPREPAPLFSLPSNGTKDFILRDQAGKPLVLVFYASDRLPACREISRQIQAHLPEFEALGAKVVSISPDPLALRQEVAQQEGWTFPVVADEALRVSQLYGVCRAQVGADGVTQAVYQRVAVLLDRNLRVVQAWILANDAPFAPILTVLREQFPPQPDIDVPMQAPVLLIPNVFSREFCRYLIHIWETRGHTDSGFMKRAGERTVGYIDHSFKIRQDHFVQDEELKRAIDRPIRRIVFPEIEKAFSYKATRREDYKIACYDATTGGFFRAHRDNTTGGTAHRRFAMSINLNTEEYEGGYLRFPEYGPYRYRPGTGSAVVFNCSLLHEATDILSGRRFVLLAFFYGEEEAQARRTYEQKVQNDYSQMVILNQHHTQAEQSTGK; encoded by the coding sequence ATGGAACCTGTGGTTTTGACTGGGATTGCCCCCCGGGAACCGGCTCCTTTATTTAGTCTGCCCAGCAACGGCACCAAGGATTTCATTCTGCGAGATCAAGCGGGCAAGCCTCTGGTGTTGGTATTTTATGCGAGCGACCGCCTGCCAGCCTGCCGGGAAATTAGCCGCCAGATTCAAGCCCATTTGCCGGAATTTGAGGCGTTGGGAGCCAAGGTGGTCAGCATCAGTCCCGACCCGTTGGCGTTGCGGCAGGAAGTGGCTCAGCAAGAGGGATGGACATTTCCTGTGGTTGCGGATGAGGCGTTGCGGGTGAGCCAGTTGTATGGGGTGTGTCGTGCCCAGGTGGGAGCGGACGGTGTGACCCAAGCGGTGTACCAGCGGGTGGCGGTGTTGTTGGATCGCAATTTGCGGGTGGTGCAGGCTTGGATTTTAGCCAACGATGCGCCTTTCGCCCCGATTTTGACCGTATTGCGGGAGCAGTTTCCGCCCCAACCGGATATTGATGTGCCCATGCAAGCCCCGGTTTTGCTGATTCCCAACGTATTTTCACGGGAGTTTTGCCGCTATCTGATCCACATTTGGGAAACCCGCGGGCACACGGATTCCGGGTTCATGAAGCGGGCTGGGGAAAGAACCGTGGGCTACATTGACCACTCCTTCAAAATTCGCCAGGATCACTTTGTCCAGGATGAGGAGCTGAAACGGGCGATTGATCGTCCCATTCGACGGATTGTATTTCCAGAGATTGAAAAGGCATTTAGCTACAAAGCCACCCGCCGGGAAGATTACAAAATCGCCTGTTACGATGCGACGACAGGGGGGTTTTTTCGGGCGCACCGGGACAACACGACTGGCGGGACGGCGCACCGACGCTTTGCCATGTCCATTAATCTCAACACCGAAGAGTACGAGGGGGGCTACCTCCGGTTCCCTGAATACGGTCCCTATCGCTACCGACCGGGCACGGGTTCGGCGGTGGTGTTCAATTGCTCCTTGTTGCATGAGGCGACGGATATATTGTCCGGGCGACGGTTTGTCCTGCTGGCGTTTTTCTACGGGGAGGAGGAGGCTCAAGCTCGCCGTACCTATGAACAAAAGGTTCAAAACGATTATTCCCAGATGGTGATTCTCAACCAGCACCACACCCAGGCTGAACAGAGTACGGGAAAATAA